Proteins encoded by one window of Bactrocera oleae isolate idBacOlea1 chromosome 4, idBacOlea1, whole genome shotgun sequence:
- the LOC138857025 gene encoding uncharacterized protein: MDVEDIHSAPKTVRSVIAAPRASGPPIAAPRMQSATAPHSQSSAAAVRDANEEQFDEHLPPRCSLCHRPHVLKRCTIFKSMKPAQRQQIARAHGHCMTCLADSHSTFECITDGSCQYCQRPHHTLFHRFPRRANPSTTQTSHRHRQQGNPVQRQRIHRPKPSRGARSRPPPPPYGHRNQRQRATGLNAVVSTLQQLQRLLGN, from the coding sequence atggaCGTAGAAGATATACACAGCGCTCCCAAGACTGTGAGGTCCGTAATTGCTGCGCCTAGAGCATCTGGTCCACCCATCGCAGCACCAAGGATGCAAAGCGCCACGGCACCACacagccaatcatctgcagcagcAGTCAGGGATGCAAACGAGGAGCAGTTTGATGAGCATCTGCCTCCACGATGCAGTCTATGCCATCGACCTCACGTCCTGAAGAGGTGCACCATCTTCAAAAGCATGAAGCCCGCTCAACGCCAACAGATCGCCAGAGCCCACGGACACTGTATGACTTGCTTGGCAGATAGTCACTCCACCTTTGAGTGTATAACCGACGGATCGTGCCAATATTGCCAACGACCGCATCATACTCTGTTCCATCGATTCCCTCGACGTGCAAATCCGTCCACCACGCAGACCAGTCACCGGCACAGACAACAAGGGAATCCCGTCCAGCGCCAAAGAATACATCGCCCGAAGCCATCCAGAGGGGCACGCTCGCGGCCACCTCCACCACCCTATGGTCATCGCAACCAGCGGCAAAGGGCAACCGGATTGAACGCCGTAGTGAGCACTCTGCAACAGTTGCAGAGACTTCTAGGCaattaa